The Epinephelus lanceolatus isolate andai-2023 chromosome 1, ASM4190304v1, whole genome shotgun sequence genome has a window encoding:
- the snrpe gene encoding small nuclear ribonucleoprotein E, whose amino-acid sequence MAYRGQGQKVQKVMVQPINLIFRYLQNRSRIQVWLYEQVNMRIEGCIIGFDEYMNLVLDDAEEVHMKTKNRKPLGRIMLKGDNITLLQSVSN is encoded by the exons ATGGCGTACAGAGGACAAGGACAGAAGGTCCAGAAGGTTATGGTGCAGCCCATT AACCTAATTTTCAGGTATCTACAAAAT CGCTCTCGGATCCAGGTCTGGCTGTATGAACAGGTGAACATGCGGATAGAGGGCTGCATTATT GGTTTTGATGAGTACATGAACCTGGTTCTAGATGATGCAGAGGAAGTCCACATGAAGACTAAGAACAGAAAGCCGCTGG GGAGGATCATGTTGAAAGGAGACAACATCACCTTGTTGCAGAGCGTGTCCAACTAG